In Aedes aegypti strain LVP_AGWG unplaced genomic scaffold, AaegL5.0 Primary Assembly AGWG_AaegL5_hic_scaff_1194_PBJ_arrow, whole genome shotgun sequence, a single genomic region encodes these proteins:
- the LOC110680324 gene encoding uncharacterized protein LOC110680324, whose amino-acid sequence MSFLQKVEKIDVIVDDTLADPENISEEDRNPDLETLIVEWNLSLAIYAILIQHGYSVQYVKQMDDRSLDDVFSVAKWTGHKFALRQKLVLWPESVLYQSAGTSRACQNVSAVATVPFGSTTVAFHSNPLKHRLLPTSVTSELMNDILRRNEKGKIVAKYFEIHHCLDATHRKYLAHTVVDYYIANDLYFSLPDMAKFAQLIAERFSNELPETYFNPKDVKAEKKHPSGLIYDRFHNRNKKKLIKVKSETDKENIFCGVKAAALQLSEDDITTQTTLKNWLRNNFAPAEEVQLKWKNSILLRLRSIINECDVEKSNILSEWPRFVDEGGYLLIDSDFEHLFGNCEKLFDNWELFAKKFLNYIRSSEIKDDRSQQLLKYLEESAVCQDGRDLILCYAFQALIKPTRRSGGKLPTILEA is encoded by the exons ATGAGTTTCTTGcaaaaagtcgaaaaaattgATGTAATTGTCGACGATACACTCGCCGATCCAGAAAACATTTCAG AGGAGGACCGTAATCCGGATTTGGAGACGTTGATTGTTGAATGGAATTTGAGTCTGGCTATTTATGCAATTCTTATTC AACATGGATACTCAGTCCAATATGTTAAACAAATGGACGACAGGTCATTGGATGATGTGTTTTCGGTGGCCAAATGGACGGGGCACAAATTTGCGCTGCGGCAAAAGTTAGTTTTGTGGCCAGAGAGTGTTCTGTACCAGTCGGCCGGTACATCGAGGGCATGCCAAAATGTATCCGCAGTAGCAACAGTTCCTTTCGGATCAACTACAGTGGCATTTCATTCGAACCCATTGAAGCACCGTTTGCTGCCAACCTCCGTAACATCGGAGTTGATGAATGACATTTTGCGCCGCAATGAAAAAGGAAAAATCGTGGCCAAATACTTCGAGATCCATCACTGCCTCGATGCCACCCACAGAAAATACCTCGCTCATACGGTCGTCGATTATTACATCGCCAATGATCTGTACTTCTCGCTACCGGACATGGCGAAATTCGCTCAGTTGATTGCTGAACGTTTTTCTAACGAACTACCC gaAACATACTTCAACCCTAAAGACGTAAAGGCTGAAAAGAAGCATCCCTCCGGCTTAATTTATGACCGGTTCCATAATCGCAATAAGAAGAAACTTATTAAGGTTAAATCCGAAACCGACAAGGAAAATATTTTCTGTGGAGTGAAGGCTGCTGCACTACAGCTATCTGAAGACG ATATCACAACGCAAACAACGCTTAAAAACTGGTTGCGCAACAACTTTGCCCCAGCAGAAGAAGTTCAATTGAAGTGGAAAAACTCGATCCTTTTGCGATTACGATCAATTATCAACGAATGTGATGTTGAAAAGTCCAACATCCTTTCTGAGTGGCCCAGGTTCGTTGATGAAGGTGGATATTTACTG ATTGATTCGGACTTTGAGCACCTGTTTGGAAACTGTGAAAAACTGTTCGATAATTGGGAACTGTTTgcgaagaaatttctaaacTACATCCGAAGCAGTGAAATCAAAGATGACCGCTCCCAACAACTCCTGAAATATTTAGAGGAATCAGCTGTTTGTCAGG ATGGTCGTGATTTAATACTATGCTATGCATTTCAAGCGCTTATTAAGCCAACGCGACGATCTGGTGGAAAACTTCCTACCATCTTAGAAGCTTAA